The stretch of DNA CCTCTTCCAGAATGTCCAGCATCACGGGGGAAAGAGGCGCAAGCGGAACTACGAGCCTCTTGCCAGGCAGCTCGGTGTGGTTTCTCTCGATATCTACCGTGACCTCGTCCCCCGCCTCCATGGCGTCAGTGTCGCAGATGAAGGCCGGGATGCCCTGGTTGATGGCGTTTCTGAAGAATATCCGGGAGTAAGACTTGGCGAGTATCGC from Synergistaceae bacterium encodes:
- a CDS encoding 3-isopropylmalate dehydratase, which encodes APGFAGRVRPGDIVVAGKNFGCGSSREQAPIAIKYAGIAAILAKSYSRIFFRNAINQGIPAFICDTDAMEAGDEVTVDIERNHTELPGKRLVVPLAPLSPVMLDILEEGGLVEYLKKNGTFILPE